The genomic segment aaatttacatctaaaagtgagcattttccagcggtacggaaagtaccatgaatagctacaattGGGCGTGAAGCGCGGTGGtccagtggctaagcgcgagactcgtattttgccatccgcgcaagttgggttcgagaccgagttgtgataatttttttttcggatatttgtttctttgtgtttgcattattttttttattatgtacataataaatcattatttacataatattttggaggtatacgtatataatgagacataaacatatacatttaacatttgtaaactttttatttatttatatagtttgtatactgtcgagtgtttatttattataaaattctgacataactgtacagtgttgcggatgaaaatttatataaaagcataatgcttttatataaattttcatccgcaacactgtacagtcataggcacagaggttgtgacacttttttttttaatgagtcagaattttataataaataaacactcgacagtatacaaactatataaataaataaaaagtttacaaatgttaaatgtatatgtttatgtctcattatacatatacgtatacctccaaaatataataaaacataataaatcattatttacataataaaaaaatataatgcaaacacaaagaaacaaaaatccgaagaaaaaaaattatcacaactcggtctcgaacccaacttgcgcggatggcaaaacactagtctcgcgcttagccactagACCACCGCGCTTCACGCCAaattgtagctattcatggtacttttagtaccgctggaaaatgctcacttttagatgtaaatttctccgaaaccaaggctcatacacccaaaccctcgaacacgacattaatatttttaccttccctttcgaacgcactatgactcgttcgaaagtagagtttacatgggaaagcttcctagtgaatagtttggacacgaatcatgtatcattaccgagcgtaacgaactagttcacgtcgactttgtcaggcggcgcgtcgaacgtcaggaaatgtgcccgtggaggctggtggccgctctgaGGTTTCTCTCTGGTTGGAGAATGACAAAAGTGGAGCGTAtagaagaaagagggagaaagcaAGAGAACTTGAATAGCGCTGGGCAATTTCCTTATTTCGCGCATGTGcatttatgcattttattttcgtcaCATTACCTCGTTGTTTGATGTGTGCGTATCGTGATTGAATGATTAGGTTAGATTTCAGAAATGCACGTGTAGGAGTTAGAAAGTGAGGACAAAACGTGATATTATATCACAGAAGAAACGGACATCTATTAAAAACCAAAAAGTAAAAgcagattttatttgtttgatGTATTTTCCCAGATATCATCTATTGCATGGCAGTTATTATTCTTTCGAAAATTTGTTATAGTTATGGCTAAGCAGGAGACGCATCGACCGGGTTCTCTTAAACAATCCAACAAAGCACATAAAACCGGAAGACACCGTAGCAAAAGTGCCATTAACAGTGAGGCGAAAGGTAAATGGATTTCTTATACATATGATCCAAAATTCctataagatatatatgtaacatatgtaataaagatatatatgtaatatcatGGGAAAGTATAACaattctcatttttatttggttgaattaagattttaaaatGTTACGAGTAACTTATTTTCTTATCAACTTTTTCTACTAACAGACGCATCTGTGTTCCTAAAATTATACGATTTTCTTCCATAGGTAAACAAAATGTTATCAAAACATCTTTGAAGCATAGTAGTAAGAAAGGTCTCAATAAGCAAGCTCGTAAGAATCTTCTGATACAAATCAGAAAGAAGAAACGTGAAGAAGTAGTAGCACAAAAAAGGAACATTGGCAGTGCTCACTCTGCACCAGTTCTCATCTGCATCATACCTTTACAATATGACATAGATATACAGGATGttatttctaatataaataatgtccATGAGAACGCTCACATCACTAGCAGTCCATGCGGACTGGTCACGCACATAGGGTAAGCTGcaagaaaagttttattattgaaagataaatcgaaaagATAATTTATCGATATCTTAATTTCACATGTAGTATTCCACACCTGAAACAGCGCTTTTCGGTCTTTGCTCCACCGAAGGATAACATTTTTGCCACTTTGGACGCAGTAAAAGTTGCTACCACCGTCGTCTTTGTAACTTCCGccacgaaagagaaagaaatcatAGACGATTGGGGTAAGGAAGTCATCGTGTCTTGCCTCGCTCAAGGCTTACCCGCTACCATAGTGGCAGTACACGACATCCAAAAACTTCATATTAAAGTAAGTGCAGTGTTACGTGATAGCGTGTTTAAAATTTCTGAGAAGAAATTATTCTTCACTGTAAACTTTGctttaaacaatattattgaagtacaaaatatttgtttgattaattattacttttcacACGATAGAAACGTCAGGAGTACAAACAATCCGTGCAACGTGCGATTACAAAGTGGCTCCCTGAAGAAAAAGTTCTTGAACTGGATACTGCAGCGGACTGTTTGAACATGTTGCGTCGTGCGGGATCACAGAAACAAAGAAGCGtgttttatagaaatataagGCCGCATCTCTTGGCCGAAGAACTCGCTTTTGAATGCGATGGGGTACgtattgtatttaaatattattaggagtgtgatttagttttgagggttttacAACAGACGGCTGTAGTGTCAgcttgttccaatagctgtttccgataactgttgtttcttacagtgttgacattatccatgacatttagtagcattatagcaatagatgcaataacagtcgtgtttatatcatcgtaaaaatccgaaagagcattttcgacatgcgttgcttttgttttttaatcaaaagaaaactgcggctgacggttatagaattcttgtggaaacttatggtcattctgccccatcaattaagacgcgtgaatactggtttagacgctttaaaagtggcgatactgatgtgaaggacaaagaacgctcgggacaaccaagaaagcttgaaaatgcagatttgcaagcattattgcacgacaatccaacacaatccacttcagaacttgccagagcattaaatgttgatcgaacaacagttaccaaacatttacatgaaacgggaaaaattcagaaagaagcgaaatgggttcgacatgaattatcggaaagtgcgattgcgaaccggttgaacatttgcatttcgttgatcgccaggcaaaaaaagaagagtcctttgtctcggattgttactggggatgaaaagtggatctattttgataatccgaaacgcagaaaatcatgggtggatccaggcgaaccatcaacatccactccgagacgcaatattcacggttgaaaagtaatgctctgtatttggtgggatagtgtactatgagctgttaaatccgcacgagactgtcacggctgatcgttatcgacaccaattgtacaagtcgaagcaagcattggaccaaaaacgaccaccaattgcgagtaaacggcggaaagtgattcttcttcgtgacaacgctcgacctcacgttgcgttatcagtgaaacaaacactactagagcttgaatgggaagtcttaccgcaccccgcgtattctccatgcgattattatttgttccggtcgatgcaacgcgctttagaggatacacactttcataatttcgaagaagcgcgaaaattcgtcgacgaatggatcaactgaaaagaagagtcattttatcgtggtggaatccatctcttgccagagcattaaatgttgatcgtacaacagttaccaaacatttacatgaaacgggaaaaattcagaaagaagcgaaatgggttcgacatcaattaccggaaagtgccattgcgaaccggttgaacatttgcatttcgttgatcgccaggcaaaaaagaagagtcttttgtctcggattgttactggggatgaaaagtggatctattttgataatccgaaacgcagaaaatcatgggtggatccaggcgaaccatcaacatccactccgagacgcaatattcacggttgaaaagtaatgctctgtatttggtgggatagtgtactatgagctgttaaatccgcacgagactgtcacggctgatcgttatcgacaccaattgtacaagtcgaagcaagcattggaccaaaaacgaccaccaattgcgagtaaacggcggaaagtgattcttcttcgtgacaacgctcgacctcacgttgcgttatcagtgaaacaaacactactagagcttgaatgggaagtcttaccgcaccccgcgtattctccatgcgattattatttgttccggtcgatgcaacgcgctttagaggatacacactttcataatttcgaagaagcgcgaaaattcgtcgacgaatggatcaactgaaaagaagagtcattttatcgtggtggaatccatctcttgccagagcattaaatgttgatcgtacaacagttaccaaacatttacatgaaacgggaaaaattcagaaagaagggaaatgggttcgacatcaattatcagaaagtgcgattgcgaaccggttgaacatttgcatttcgttgatcgccaggcaaaaaaagaagagtcctttgtctcggattgttactggggatgaaaagtggatctattttgataatccgaaacgcagaaaatcatgggtggatccaggcgaaccatcaacatccactccgagacgcaatattcacggttgaaaagtaatgctctgtatttggtgggatagtgtactatgagctgttaaatccgcacgagactgtcacggctgatcgttatcgacaccaattgtacaagtcgaagcaagcattggaccaaaaacgaccaccaattgcgagtaaacggcggaaagtgattcttcttcgtgacaacgctcgacctcacgttgcgttatcagtgaaacaagcactactagagcttgaatgggaagtcttaccgcaccccgcgtattctccatgcgattattatttgttccggtcgatgcaacgcgctttagaggatacacactttcataatttggaagaagcgcgaaaattcgtcgacgaatggatcaactgaaaagaagagtcattttatcgtggtggaatccatctcttgccagagcattaaatgttgatcgtacaacagttaccaaacatttacatgaaacgggaaaaattcagaaagaagggaaatgggttcgacatcaattatcagaaagtgcgattgcgaaccggttgaacatttgcatttcgttgatcgccaggcaaaaaagaagagtcttttgtctcggattgttactggggatgaaaagtggatctattttgataatccgaaacgcagaaaatcatgggtggatccaggcgaaccatcaacatccactccgagacgcaatattcacggttgaaaagtaatgctctgtatttggtgggatagtgtactatgagctgttaaatcctcatgagactgtcacggctgatcgttatcgacaccaattgtacaagttgaagcaagcattggaccaaaaacgaccaccaattgcgagtaaacgacggaaagtgattcttcttcgtgacaacgctcgacctcacgttgcgttatcagtgaaacaagcactactagagcttgaatgggaagtcttaccgcacccgcgtattctccatgcgattattatttgttccggtcgatgcaacacgctttagaggatacacactttcataatttggaagaagcgcgaaaattcgtcgacgaatggatcaactgaaaagaagagtcatttcatcgtggtggaatccatctgttgccagaaagatgggaaaaagttatagaaaaggaaggaaaatattttgattaaggtattcattcattatcatatttaaatacatgcgtttttgagcaaaaaaaccctcaaaactaaatcacacccctaatacattcCAAGCGTTATCTACATATCAATAGCACAATGTTTAATAACCATGTGGTTGTTTTTCGTCGAAGCAGGACTCTCTTGATTCCGGAACTCTCGCAGTCACCGGGTATTTGCTAGGCACGCCGCTATCGGTTAACGGCTTGGTTCATATACCGGGCTTCGGCGACTATCAAATGTCACGTATCGAAATACTGGATGATCCGCATCCGATTGAACACGCTGAGCGTGCAAGGTGTTCTTCCGGCGATGATCAAATGGAGATTCAAGAAGATTGTCCAAGAATTAAAAGCACCGAATTTCCGGATCCTGAAAAACAGGTTTCCATATATACTAATGCGTATGGTCGATGCGACTAtgcttatatttaaaatacgttAAAACTTGTAGGAATCTCTCGAGAGTGAGTGTATTCCTGATCCAATGGACGCCGAACAAACATGGCCCACGGAGGAGGAATTGGCGGAAGCAGTAGCAAAGAGAAAGATTACCAAACTTGTACCTCGAGGAACGTCAGAGTATCAAGCTGCATGGATACCAGACGAAGATGGAGGTATTTCTTACCGTCTTATCTTTTGTCTCCTGTCTTCTCTTCTCCTTTGAATTAGatcagatttttttctttgtttccttgaaaaatttctgttttttttcagTAAGTCTTGGTGAAGGTTCAGAGGACGAGTCCGAGGATGTGTCTATGGAGGAAGTGAGATCTGAAGTAGACAGTATCAAAGACTTGGAAGACGATGAAGAGTACGAAACTATTACGATATCAGAATCGGGAGTGGATGGTGAACGTTACGATCGAGATATCGATGTGCTTGAAGAGAACCAAGCGATGGAAAAATTCAAAGGTAAATGTATATAGGCTgtgtaacataaatttttacgtAATATGTGTATCTTCTTCATGActtaaagttataattttataaatgcttTCCTTCCGTATACGCATACCGTATTTTTGCGATTATCGTAGTACTAATAACAATTGTTTCATGATATGTAGAAGCAAAATTGGACGCACAATTTCCGGATGAAGTGGATACTCCTGGCGGCGTATTGGCTAAAGtaagatttcaaaaatatcgCGGTCTCGAATCGTTTCGCACGAGTCCGTGGGATGTAAAGGAAAATCTTCCTACTGATTACGCCCGGATAATCGAGTTCGCGGACTACAATCGCAGACGAAAACGCATTTACAAAGAAATCGAGGACATCGAAGGAGTCACGGTATGCAGATCAGGAAAAATTCTCTCTTACAGTCTTCATCAAACTTTcatattaaggggggagcctgctttagaacgttgaaaatgaggtataattttacgaattttttttgtagaaactatacagcggatcattataaaactttgatgcatttattagtacatgtttaaagataaaaaaattatttttttatttgaatatatcgcctgtagaggtcgtcctggaggcattgtaaattggtgagcattctcctgcctccaaatttcatccaaactgaaaaattgaaatattttctcgttatttatgaattcccatcgtcgatgaacctttaatattcataaaaacattaagttaaacaattatttttgcatgaaaaagttccaaaactttgcctaaaaatcgtacttttgtgttctaagctccaccattttggcacttttcaacttttttcttctctctggttcatcgacgatgggaattcataaataacgagaacatatttcaatttttcagttcagacgaaatttggaggcaggagaatgctcagcaatttgcaatgccggcgacgcggctgcactaagatttctccaggacgacctctacaggcgatatattcaaatcaaaaataattttttttatctttaaacatgtactaataaatgcatcaaagttttataacgatccgctgtatagtttctccaaaaacaattcgtaaaatataccttattttcagcgttctaaagcaggctccccccttaagtgtGTACTATTTACGTTTTGTGCGATTTTAGCCGGGACAGTACGTCAAGATCTACATTGCGCGGGTGCAAAAAGAGGTTTTCAAGACGTTCGCGACTGGGACTCAACCGCTGATAGTAGTCGGCTTGCTCGAATTTGAGCGCAAGATGTCCCTTCTGAACGTCTTGTTGAAGCATTCGAATAGTACTGCGCAGCCGATCAAGTCGAAGGAAAGACTGATATTTCAGTGTGGATTCAGGCGATTCGTGGCATCTCCGATATTCAGCCAACACACGAACGGCACCAAGCATAAGGTAATCATGTACACGGTtctcatttaatatttttgtaattaaatatattttatgatatatatgcagatctcataaatatttttttctttagtaCGAGAGATACTTTCATCCTGACAGTACCGTCGTGGCGAGCATGTATGCGCCAGTCACTTTCTCACCGTGTCCAATTCTCTGTTATGTCGAAAATCAGGACGGCAAGCTCGTACGTATTTCGTTAATATTATCATCAATATTACGTTAAAACTGCCTGACGAAAATAATGctgatattaaagaaaaataacaatattggGGATTATTTTAGGAATTGATCGCAACCGGAAGCGTTCTGTCTTCCGATCCCAACAGAGTCGTCCTGAAACGAGTCGTTCTGAGCGGCCATCCATATAAGGTGAATAAGAGATCGGTGGTGGTGCGTTTCATGTTCTTCCATCGCGAGGACATCGAATGGTTCAAGCCTATTCAATTGAGGACGAAATATGGACGCAGAGGCCACATAAAGGAACCTCTTGGTGAGCGATCAATTATTTTCAAGCAAATCTTCTTTGTGtttgattaatatttgtgATGTGTAATTTTCAAACAAACTCCTTTTatgtttactttatatttgctactatttttgtaatatttagaTGTATCATTAGACGTATTCATGATTCCTTACAGGCACACATGGTCACATGAAGTGTATCTTCAACGGACAGCTGAAATCGCAAGACACAGTGCTAATGAACCTGTACAAACGAGTTTTCCCTAAATGGTCATATGAGCCATTGCATACAATCATGTAATTCTATtcaaattattgcaaaatattatatatatcttatacatttacatttattatacgttATCAATCCACTTGCTAAAATGTATTAGGCACAACTGTGTTTATAGTTTTGTAGAAAGAACAATAAGTTTGTTCTTTATCGCTGCACTTTTGAACTAgcgcaataagttagagtgaaacaaatttctttcattctaacttattgcattagttcagaagtgcagtgaaaaagaacaaacctagTGATTCGAGAACATGATTCATTGAACGAGCAGTTATTCAGCGACTAACGCGAGTTGcgtgaattttaatttcaacaaaaCCCGCTGAGGCGCTACTCTGctaatgcaaattttaaatcGAGATGATACAACTGAGTAATTAAggcaaattttttgtttttaaatagcACTTAAAAACACGACTTAGCGGCAAATAGAATAAACTCTTTTTCTTtagctatacagggtgtttcctctaactgtagcacttagaatatctctgcttcctttgatgatatgaaaaaagtcaaaggacgaaaattgttcgattcaaagagactagtactctggtaagaaaattattttttttaatgtgacctttcacaagatatcaaggtcatgaacatttttttaaatgagatggtatattttccttaacgaaatgatgtagcttgtaaaaaaacaaattcaaccatacagaatacgttgaccttcaaatgactttgaaccacaaaaatcacgtttaggaaaagaaactctatttattgtatgtataactacaaagatataccttttttacagatgttcgaaatgatcaccgtttacttccatacactttcgatgaataaacgattgttttacgtttttgagagattccggagtaattgcggtgcacgcacgctgaattctttctcgcatatctccaggtgttgtcggaatatcgcgataaacttcatttgcacggaacatactcaacgaatcatttcctgatcgctggatcggacgtggtggaagaatttcttggccggctcgatcaccagatcttacgcctcttgatttttttctttgggggcacctaaaaaatgaagtttatcgcgatattccgacaacacctgaagatatgcgagaaagaattcagcgtgcgtgcaccgcaattactccggaatctctgaaaaacgtaaaacaatcgtttattcatcgaattcgaaagtgtatggaagtaaacggtgatcatttcgaacatctgtaaaaaaggtatatctttgtagttatacatacaatagagtttcttttcctaaacgtgatttttgtggttcaaagtcatttgaaggtcaacatattctgtacggttgaatttgtttttttacaagctacatcatttcgttaaggaaaatataccatctcgtttaaaaaaatgttgatgaccttgatatcttgtgaaaggtcacattaaaaaaaattattttcttaccggagtactagtctctttgaatcgaacaattttcgtcctttgactttttcatatcatcaaaggaagcagagatattctaagtgctacagttagaggaaacaccctgtatatgaaggttaatatattaatagaatGTTCATTATATTACAATCTTAGGTTAATCTAAAAAGGAAATCGTCACTCCTGTAGCTGACCAAGTTCCTCTCTAGCATAAAACTGATAGACACAGACCGATCGAGTACAAATGATTAAACAACCAAGACAAATGTTTATGAATTATCTGCACCTTCTTTTTTACAACTGcacttttcttattttatagcAAATAAAACGATTGTACATACGTGCAATATCCCGACAGGAGAGAGAAATGCGGCTAGCGAACGTCGCGAAAATCGCACTGCTGCAAAACGTGCGCGATCGCAACACCCCGTAGATCGCGCagctcgcgcgcacgtgttcGACTTGCCGTGCGCGAGCTGTCGGGTTAAAATTTCGTCACGAGCGAGAACGCGTGACGCAACGCGAGCGTAATGCCGCGGCGCCCTGTTTCACGAGGG from the Ooceraea biroi isolate clonal line C1 chromosome 13, Obir_v5.4, whole genome shotgun sequence genome contains:
- the LOC105286100 gene encoding pre-rRNA-processing protein TSR1 homolog; its protein translation is MAKQETHRPGSLKQSNKAHKTGRHRSKSAINSEAKGKQNVIKTSLKHSSKKGLNKQARKNLLIQIRKKKREEVVAQKRNIGSAHSAPVLICIIPLQYDIDIQDVISNINNVHENAHITSSPCGLVTHIGIPHLKQRFSVFAPPKDNIFATLDAVKVATTVVFVTSATKEKEIIDDWGKEVIVSCLAQGLPATIVAVHDIQKLHIKKRQEYKQSVQRAITKWLPEEKVLELDTAADCLNMLRRAGSQKQRSVFYRNIRPHLLAEELAFECDGDSLDSGTLAVTGYLLGTPLSVNGLVHIPGFGDYQMSRIEILDDPHPIEHAERARCSSGDDQMEIQEDCPRIKSTEFPDPEKQESLESECIPDPMDAEQTWPTEEELAEAVAKRKITKLVPRGTSEYQAAWIPDEDGVSLGEGSEDESEDVSMEEVRSEVDSIKDLEDDEEYETITISESGVDGERYDRDIDVLEENQAMEKFKEAKLDAQFPDEVDTPGGVLAKVRFQKYRGLESFRTSPWDVKENLPTDYARIIEFADYNRRRKRIYKEIEDIEGVTPGQYVKIYIARVQKEVFKTFATGTQPLIVVGLLEFERKMSLLNVLLKHSNSTAQPIKSKERLIFQCGFRRFVASPIFSQHTNGTKHKYERYFHPDSTVVASMYAPVTFSPCPILCYVENQDGKLELIATGSVLSSDPNRVVLKRVVLSGHPYKVNKRSVVVRFMFFHREDIEWFKPIQLRTKYGRRGHIKEPLGTHGHMKCIFNGQLKSQDTVLMNLYKRVFPKWSYEPLHTIM